In a genomic window of Staphylococcus taiwanensis:
- a CDS encoding aldehyde dehydrogenase family protein — protein sequence MAKVNVRDFIEEQYGLFINGEFQASESGDTLTVTNPANGEDLAKVAKASKSDVDKAVQAAQEAFDSWSKTSKEERADYLLEISRRIHEKVEHFATIESLQNGKPYRETSTIDVPLTANQFKYFASVLTTDEGSVNEIDENTMSLVVNEPVGVVGAVVAWNFPILLASWKLAPALAAGNTVVIQPSSSTPLSLIELAKIFQDVLPKGVVNVLTGKGSESGDAIFNHEGVNKLSFTGSTDVGYGVAKAGAERIVPTTLELGGKSANIIFDDANLDQVIEGAQLGILFNQGEVCSAGSRLLVQSSIYDKVMPKLKEAFENIKVGDPFDEDVKMSAQTGPEQLEKIESYVKIAEQDSSANILTGGHRLTDNGRDKGYFFEPTIVEIKDNSHQLAQEEIFGPVVVVEKFEDEAEAIKIANDSEYGLAGGIFTTNINRALNVAKAMRTGRIWINTYNQFPAGAPFGGYKKSGIGREIYKDAIKNYQQVKNIFIDTSNETKGLY from the coding sequence ATGGCAAAAGTAAACGTTAGAGATTTTATTGAGGAACAATACGGTTTATTCATCAACGGTGAATTTCAAGCAAGTGAAAGTGGAGACACATTAACTGTAACTAACCCAGCAAATGGTGAAGATTTAGCTAAAGTAGCCAAAGCAAGTAAATCTGATGTTGATAAAGCAGTACAAGCTGCACAAGAGGCTTTTGACAGTTGGAGTAAGACATCTAAAGAAGAACGTGCGGATTATTTATTAGAAATTAGTCGTCGTATCCATGAGAAAGTGGAACACTTCGCGACGATTGAATCATTACAAAATGGTAAACCATATCGAGAAACATCTACAATTGATGTGCCATTAACAGCAAATCAATTTAAATATTTCGCTAGTGTATTAACAACAGACGAAGGTTCAGTCAATGAAATTGATGAAAATACAATGAGTTTAGTTGTTAATGAACCAGTCGGTGTTGTCGGTGCTGTAGTAGCATGGAACTTCCCAATCCTATTAGCATCTTGGAAATTAGCACCAGCATTAGCTGCAGGTAATACAGTAGTTATTCAACCATCATCTTCTACACCATTATCATTAATCGAACTTGCGAAGATTTTCCAAGACGTATTACCAAAAGGTGTCGTCAATGTATTAACTGGTAAAGGTTCTGAATCTGGTGATGCAATCTTCAATCACGAAGGTGTCAATAAATTATCATTCACAGGATCAACAGACGTTGGTTATGGCGTTGCAAAAGCAGGTGCTGAACGTATCGTACCAACGACATTAGAACTTGGTGGTAAAAGTGCGAATATTATCTTTGACGATGCAAACCTAGACCAAGTTATTGAAGGTGCGCAATTAGGTATCTTATTCAACCAAGGTGAAGTATGTAGTGCAGGTTCACGTTTATTAGTACAATCTTCAATTTACGATAAAGTAATGCCTAAATTAAAAGAAGCTTTTGAAAATATTAAAGTCGGTGACCCATTTGACGAAGACGTTAAAATGAGTGCACAAACAGGTCCAGAACAACTTGAAAAAATTGAAAGCTACGTAAAAATTGCAGAACAAGATAGCAGTGCGAACATCTTAACAGGTGGACATCGTTTAACAGATAACGGCCGTGACAAAGGTTACTTCTTCGAACCTACTATTGTTGAAATTAAAGATAATAGTCACCAATTAGCTCAAGAAGAAATCTTCGGACCAGTCGTTGTCGTTGAAAAATTTGAAGATGAAGCTGAAGCAATCAAAATTGCGAATGACTCAGAATACGGCTTAGCTGGTGGTATCTTTACTACTAATATCAACCGTGCATTAAATGTTGCTAAAGCAATGAGAACTGGACGTATTTGGATTAACACTTACAACCAATTCCCAGCTGGTGCACCATTTGGCGGATATAAAAAATCTGGTATCGGTCGTGAAATTTATAAAGATGCGATTAAAAACTATCAACAAGTTAAAAATATCTTTATCGATACAAGCAATGAAACTAAAGGATTATATTAA
- a CDS encoding TM2 domain-containing protein, whose protein sequence is MNLEEKAYVEQQVVNQSRKTNIAYLFWFFLGGFGAHRFYMGKTGSAIALLLVSLITVWFTLGIPTFIWVVIDAFLIPGWIREDQERIRQQVTTEVNFMRGK, encoded by the coding sequence ATGAATTTAGAAGAAAAAGCTTATGTCGAACAACAAGTTGTAAATCAATCTAGAAAAACAAATATTGCATATTTATTTTGGTTCTTTTTGGGAGGTTTTGGTGCTCATCGATTTTATATGGGTAAAACAGGATCTGCAATTGCTTTATTATTAGTCTCATTAATTACAGTTTGGTTTACATTGGGTATTCCAACATTTATTTGGGTAGTGATTGATGCATTTTTAATACCTGGATGGATTAGAGAGGATCAAGAAAGAATACGTCAACAAGTAACTACAGAAGTAAACTTTATGCGTGGAAAATAA